A section of the Pedobacter sp. HDW13 genome encodes:
- the xerD gene encoding site-specific tyrosine recombinase XerD: MLWQSYIKGFRSYLKLERSLAVHSVEAYLSDIEKLVQYYQSLDETPQLTDIRTSDIKSFISWLNELDMQASTQARVISGLKAFFAYLMIEEVITNDPTALIEAPKLSRKLPDTLNIYEINALIAAIDASKPEGMRNKAIIEVLYSCGLRVSELTDLKISNIFPQIEFIKVIGKGNKERLIPIGSEALKLMEIYINEVRVHANIKKGHEDFIFLNRFGAKLSRISIFNLIKSLAVGTGLKKTISPHTLRHSFATHLIEGGADLRAVQEMLGHSSITTTEIYTHIDRDYLREVITQFHPRS, from the coding sequence ATGCTTTGGCAATCATATATTAAAGGTTTTAGATCTTATTTAAAACTCGAGCGATCGTTAGCTGTCCATTCGGTTGAGGCTTACCTGAGCGATATCGAAAAACTGGTGCAGTATTATCAATCGTTAGATGAAACTCCGCAGCTTACCGATATCCGTACAAGCGATATCAAATCTTTTATTTCGTGGTTAAATGAGTTGGACATGCAGGCCAGTACCCAGGCCAGGGTAATTTCGGGCTTGAAAGCTTTCTTTGCTTATTTGATGATTGAAGAGGTAATTACCAACGATCCAACGGCGTTAATTGAAGCGCCCAAACTTAGCAGAAAGCTACCCGATACACTGAATATTTATGAGATCAACGCCTTAATAGCCGCCATTGATGCCTCTAAACCCGAAGGCATGCGCAACAAAGCAATAATTGAAGTACTATACAGTTGTGGTCTACGCGTTAGTGAGTTAACTGATTTAAAAATATCAAACATTTTTCCTCAAATCGAATTTATTAAAGTAATTGGTAAAGGGAATAAAGAGCGTCTAATCCCGATTGGAAGTGAAGCACTGAAGCTGATGGAGATTTATATTAACGAAGTGCGGGTGCATGCCAATATAAAAAAAGGTCACGAAGATTTTATCTTTCTAAACCGCTTTGGAGCCAAGCTTTCCAGGATTTCGATATTCAACCTGATTAAAAGTCTGGCTGTAGGTACGGGCTTAAAGAAAACCATTAGTCCACATACTTTAAGGCATTCTTTTGCCACACATTTAATTGAAGGTGGAGCCGATTTAAGGGCTGTACAAGAAATGCTGGGGCATTCGAGCATCACCACTACCGAGATTTATACGCACATTGACCGCGATTATTTAAGAGAAGTAATTACACAATTTCATCCGCGGTCTTAA
- a CDS encoding magnesium transporter, with protein MSGNWVEAVKSRLPWLIINLGTAFLASSVVRYFDPTIKLIPSLAAYMTIIAGMGGNAATQALAVTVRRISLYDLTDKQAYRTVLKEFTVGLINGASNGLIVFIFAFFFDGNPMLGLVIFLAMTGNLIIAGITGAGIPLILKRVGIDPAIASSIIITTFTDVFGFLLILGLASKLLL; from the coding sequence TTGAGCGGTAACTGGGTAGAGGCGGTGAAATCGCGTTTGCCCTGGTTAATCATCAATTTAGGTACGGCTTTTTTAGCCTCATCGGTAGTGCGGTATTTCGATCCAACCATTAAATTAATTCCTTCATTAGCGGCCTACATGACCATTATTGCAGGTATGGGCGGTAATGCAGCTACACAAGCCCTCGCAGTAACGGTAAGGCGTATTTCTCTTTACGATTTGACCGACAAGCAAGCCTACCGAACCGTTTTAAAAGAGTTTACAGTAGGTTTAATCAACGGAGCTTCTAACGGATTAATTGTATTTATTTTTGCCTTCTTTTTTGATGGAAATCCGATGCTGGGCCTGGTTATCTTCCTGGCAATGACTGGGAACCTGATTATTGCAGGCATTACCGGGGCTGGTATTCCGCTAATCTTAAAAAGGGTGGGCATCGATCCTGCCATTGCATCATCTATAATTATTACTACTTTTACCGATGTTTTTGGCTTCCTGTTAATTTTAGGTTTAGCCAGCAAACTTTTACTATAG
- the bioB gene encoding biotin synthase BioB yields MQTTRHDWTKEEIYEIYNRPFLDLVYEAASIHRANKDYNEVQVSSLISIKTGGCKEDCSYCPQAARYHTDVEVQPMMQVSQVVSAAVKAKEGGASRLCMGAAWREVRDNRDFDRVIDMVKAVNDMDMEVCCTLGMLTEDQAQRLADAGLYAYNHNLDTSEDDYKRIISTRTYDDRLNTIHNVRKAKLTVCSGGIIGLGETVEDRVSMLQTLSNMETHPESVPVNALVPVKGTPLENQPRVPIWDMVRMIATARIVMPNSVVRLSAGRNEMSTLEQAFCFMAGASSIFAGDKLLTTPNPAFVDDMAMFELLGLKTRDAFKNGRPANTLVKEEAI; encoded by the coding sequence ATGCAAACGACAAGACACGATTGGACAAAAGAAGAAATATACGAAATTTACAATAGACCATTTTTAGATCTGGTTTACGAAGCAGCAAGCATACACAGAGCGAATAAAGATTACAATGAGGTTCAGGTAAGCTCATTGATTTCTATCAAAACAGGTGGCTGCAAAGAAGACTGTTCTTACTGCCCGCAGGCTGCCCGTTACCATACGGATGTAGAAGTACAGCCTATGATGCAGGTTAGCCAGGTGGTGAGCGCTGCAGTAAAAGCAAAAGAGGGTGGTGCATCACGTTTATGTATGGGCGCAGCATGGCGCGAGGTGCGCGATAACCGCGATTTTGACCGTGTTATTGATATGGTTAAAGCTGTTAACGATATGGATATGGAGGTTTGCTGTACCCTGGGTATGCTTACAGAAGATCAGGCACAACGTTTAGCTGATGCCGGTTTATATGCTTATAACCATAATCTGGATACTTCTGAAGATGATTACAAACGTATTATCTCGACCAGAACTTACGATGACCGTTTAAATACCATTCATAATGTACGTAAAGCTAAATTAACCGTATGTAGCGGTGGTATTATTGGTTTAGGTGAAACCGTAGAAGACCGCGTTTCGATGCTACAGACTTTATCAAATATGGAAACACATCCGGAGTCGGTGCCGGTTAATGCTTTGGTACCTGTTAAAGGAACGCCTTTAGAAAATCAACCCCGTGTACCGATCTGGGATATGGTAAGGATGATTGCTACTGCACGTATTGTAATGCCAAATTCAGTGGTACGTTTATCTGCCGGAAGAAATGAAATGAGCACATTAGAGCAGGCTTTCTGTTTTATGGCAGGTGCAAGTTCTATTTTTGCAGGTGATAAATTGCTAACTACACCAAACCCGGCTTTTGTTGATGATATGGCCATGTTCGAACTATTGGGATTAAAAACCCGCGATGCTTTTAAAAACGGCCGTCCGGCTAATACTTTGGTTAAAGAAGAAGCGATATAA
- a CDS encoding TlpA disulfide reductase family protein: MFKYLILTALLINCLLGQAQETTQKRTILNEQSVIRGEDGMVYPYNAWKKLMQSGKYGIKDRKTFTDSGEKEYLIYELSADEKAAYVKKMPRPRESESFKEGELFNGFKASDIEGNRYNLKDSTAKVYVINFWFINCPPCKAEIPHLNEIVAKYKDNKDVVFLAIALDEKHELKPFLKTMPFDYHIIGGGRSIASKYGVKGYPTHVVIDKKGYIKFSTLGLGSNTVNWVEKSIEESLK; this comes from the coding sequence ATGTTCAAATATCTAATATTAACTGCTCTACTCATTAACTGCTTGTTGGGGCAAGCACAAGAAACTACACAAAAAAGAACCATTCTTAACGAACAATCGGTTATACGAGGAGAAGATGGGATGGTTTATCCTTACAATGCCTGGAAAAAATTAATGCAATCAGGTAAATATGGAATAAAAGACAGGAAAACCTTCACAGATAGTGGTGAAAAGGAATATCTGATTTATGAGCTCTCTGCTGATGAGAAAGCGGCTTATGTAAAAAAAATGCCAAGGCCACGTGAAAGCGAATCTTTTAAAGAAGGCGAACTATTTAATGGCTTTAAGGCCAGCGATATTGAAGGCAATAGATACAACTTGAAGGATAGTACCGCAAAGGTGTATGTGATTAACTTCTGGTTTATCAATTGTCCGCCCTGCAAGGCCGAAATTCCGCACCTGAACGAAATTGTTGCGAAATATAAAGACAATAAAGATGTGGTTTTCCTGGCGATTGCTCTGGATGAAAAGCATGAACTTAAACCTTTTTTAAAAACAATGCCTTTTGATTATCACATTATCGGTGGAGGACGCTCTATCGCCAGTAAATACGGCGTAAAAGGCTATCCAACACATGTTGTGATTGATAAAAAGGGTTACATTAAATTTAGTACGCTAGGTTTAGGATCGAATACGGTAAACTGGGTTGAGAAATCGATTGAAGAATCTTTGAAATAA
- a CDS encoding WbqC family protein, whose protein sequence is MQNTAILPLFYLPPVGYFSLLQKLGPDFLIEKHEHLAKQTYRNRASIYSPNGKLDLTVPVVKGSKTHTKMKDVRISYDFKWQRLHWLSLEGCYRSSAYFEYYEDELSRFYHEKFEFLFDYNLELIEWLNKKLKLPVIMNTTNEYNDTVPPELDYRGMMNPKKEEDMVNNKPYYQVFEDRHQFLPNLSIVDLLFNQGPQARLYL, encoded by the coding sequence ATGCAGAATACAGCTATACTTCCATTATTTTATCTTCCACCAGTTGGTTATTTTAGTTTATTGCAAAAGCTGGGGCCAGATTTTTTAATTGAAAAACACGAACATTTGGCTAAGCAAACGTACCGGAACCGGGCCAGTATTTATTCGCCTAACGGGAAGCTAGATCTTACCGTGCCTGTGGTTAAAGGTTCAAAAACGCATACCAAAATGAAAGACGTGCGCATTAGCTACGATTTTAAATGGCAGCGTTTACATTGGCTTAGTTTAGAGGGCTGTTACAGAAGTTCCGCATATTTTGAATATTACGAAGACGAGCTATCACGCTTTTATCATGAAAAATTTGAGTTTTTGTTCGATTATAACCTCGAGCTGATAGAATGGTTAAATAAAAAACTCAAACTGCCCGTTATCATGAATACTACCAACGAATATAACGATACGGTACCACCGGAGCTCGATTATAGGGGGATGATGAACCCTAAAAAGGAAGAAGATATGGTAAATAATAAGCCGTATTATCAGGTATTTGAAGACCGGCATCAATTTTTGCCCAACTTAAGCATTGTTGATTTGTTATTCAATCAGGGCCCACAGGCCCGGTTATATTTATAA
- a CDS encoding organic hydroperoxide resistance protein, with protein MEKLYTAEVTATGGRDGHIKSGDGILDFDLRKPKELGGQGGATNPEELFGAAWGPCYLGALGSIAEREGIDVSEANVKVLVSFNKDGNSFVLSADLDVHIPGISHEEAQSLAEKAHRTCPYSKATKGNIEVRVTAV; from the coding sequence ATGGAAAAGCTATATACAGCTGAAGTTACAGCTACTGGAGGAAGAGACGGACACATTAAATCTGGCGATGGAATACTGGATTTCGATTTAAGAAAACCAAAAGAATTGGGTGGACAAGGTGGTGCCACCAACCCCGAAGAGTTATTTGGTGCAGCATGGGGTCCATGTTATTTGGGAGCTTTAGGTTCTATAGCCGAACGCGAAGGTATAGATGTAAGTGAAGCAAATGTAAAAGTTTTGGTTTCGTTTAATAAAGATGGAAATTCATTTGTGCTTTCTGCCGATCTGGATGTACATATCCCGGGCATCTCTCATGAAGAAGCACAGTCGCTGGCAGAAAAGGCGCACAGAACCTGCCCTTATTCTAAAGCTACTAAAGGGAATATCGAGGTTAGGGTTACTGCGGTGTAG
- the corA gene encoding magnesium/cobalt transporter CorA, translating into MGKNKPRNRHKHYKVPAPGTSPGLYAIDEDALKPIIVLHTYNDKSYKKVELDNINNIDKLIESKDFNYWFDIKGLGDPTIFETLYSKYDISRLVLEDITSSYQRPKLDEYDNDKYIFSVSRHLYLNDEGVLNNDQISFILSERTLITFQETYADCFEPVRKRLEIGKGNIRIGGSSYLMYAIMDVIVDNYFALLNFWGEELDAIEDRLFDNPDKRIMYDTQGIKRSLITIRKVAWPERDKLNDIIRTDSPLISDLTKTYMKDAYDHCIQIIDFIESLKEIASANIDMNLSIISNRMNEIMKVLTIISSIFIPLTFIAGIYGMNFSREDPVTGKVMPDNMPELYSPHGYTWTWIIMGIIAVLQVIYFWRKGWFK; encoded by the coding sequence ATGGGGAAAAACAAACCACGTAACAGGCATAAGCACTACAAAGTGCCGGCACCAGGCACTAGTCCGGGTTTATATGCTATTGATGAAGATGCTTTAAAACCAATTATTGTATTGCATACTTATAACGATAAAAGCTATAAGAAAGTAGAATTAGACAATATTAATAACATTGATAAACTGATTGAAAGCAAGGATTTTAATTATTGGTTTGATATTAAGGGCCTGGGTGACCCAACCATATTTGAAACCCTATATTCGAAATATGACATCAGCCGATTGGTTTTAGAAGACATTACCAGTTCTTACCAGCGACCAAAATTAGATGAATACGATAACGACAAATACATTTTTTCGGTAAGCCGCCACTTGTATTTAAACGATGAGGGAGTTTTAAATAACGATCAGATCTCATTTATCCTTTCCGAACGAACCTTAATTACTTTTCAGGAAACTTATGCCGATTGTTTTGAGCCGGTAAGGAAACGTTTGGAAATAGGCAAGGGGAATATCCGGATTGGTGGCAGCAGCTACCTGATGTATGCCATTATGGATGTGATCGTTGATAATTATTTCGCGCTTTTGAACTTTTGGGGTGAAGAACTGGATGCAATTGAAGACCGGCTGTTCGATAACCCGGATAAGCGGATTATGTACGATACCCAGGGTATTAAGCGCTCACTGATTACGATCAGGAAGGTGGCCTGGCCAGAGCGCGATAAACTGAATGATATTATCAGAACAGACAGTCCGTTAATTTCCGATCTGACTAAAACCTATATGAAGGATGCTTACGATCACTGTATTCAGATTATTGATTTTATAGAATCTTTAAAGGAGATTGCCTCGGCTAATATTGATATGAACCTGTCGATTATCAGTAACCGGATGAACGAGATTATGAAGGTACTGACCATTATTTCGTCTATTTTTATTCCGCTAACCTTTATAGCAGGTATTTATGGCATGAATTTTAGTCGTGAAGATCCGGTAACGGGTAAAGTAATGCCCGATAACATGCCTGAGCTTTACAGTCCGCATGGTTACACCTGGACATGGATTATAATGGGGATAATTGCGGTATTGCAGGTGATTTATTTTTGGCGCAAAGGTTGGTTTAAATAA
- a CDS encoding glycosyltransferase family 2 protein has protein sequence MSPSVAIVILNWNGKAYLEKFLPGILQSKYDNLQIVVGDNASTDDSVAFVQENFPSIKIIRNEVNYGFAGGYNKVLERVEADYFILLNSDVEVTLNWIQPVIDLMESDAQIAAAQPKIKWYSDKNQFEYAGAAGGYLDIYAFPFCRGRLFNVYEQDNGQYNNTQEVFWASGAAFFIKSKCWKEAGGLDADLFAHMEEIDLCWRLKNLNYKIMYCPDAEVYHVGGGTLQTENPFKTYLNFRNNLIIMQKNLPASDAVFRIFIRMCIDFVAWWHFLLSGKPKFTMAVSKGHWHFLKSLTKTNKKRKAFQKPYATHQGVFNNSVVWAFFIRKIKYFSALK, from the coding sequence ATGAGTCCTTCTGTAGCCATTGTAATTTTAAACTGGAATGGAAAAGCATATTTAGAAAAATTTTTGCCCGGAATTTTGCAGAGCAAGTATGATAACCTGCAAATTGTTGTAGGAGACAATGCCTCGACCGACGATTCTGTTGCTTTTGTACAAGAAAATTTCCCCAGCATTAAAATTATCCGGAACGAGGTTAATTATGGCTTTGCAGGCGGCTACAACAAGGTTTTAGAACGTGTTGAGGCAGATTATTTTATTCTGCTCAACTCAGATGTAGAAGTTACCCTTAACTGGATACAGCCAGTTATCGATTTAATGGAAAGTGATGCGCAAATTGCAGCTGCACAGCCTAAAATAAAATGGTACAGCGACAAAAACCAGTTCGAATATGCAGGTGCAGCCGGTGGATACCTTGATATTTACGCTTTCCCGTTTTGCCGCGGAAGGTTGTTCAACGTTTACGAACAAGATAATGGCCAATACAACAATACCCAAGAAGTGTTTTGGGCCAGTGGTGCAGCGTTTTTCATTAAAAGTAAATGCTGGAAAGAAGCTGGCGGACTAGATGCTGACCTTTTTGCGCACATGGAAGAAATAGACCTCTGCTGGCGCTTAAAAAACCTGAATTATAAAATCATGTACTGTCCCGATGCAGAAGTGTACCATGTGGGTGGCGGTACTTTGCAGACCGAGAATCCTTTTAAAACCTACCTTAATTTCAGGAATAACCTCATTATTATGCAAAAAAACCTGCCTGCAAGCGATGCCGTTTTCAGGATTTTTATCAGGATGTGTATAGATTTTGTAGCCTGGTGGCACTTCCTGCTAAGTGGAAAACCTAAATTTACCATGGCGGTAAGCAAAGGGCACTGGCATTTCTTAAAATCGCTAACTAAAACAAATAAAAAACGAAAAGCCTTTCAAAAGCCTTATGCTACACATCAGGGTGTATTTAACAACAGCGTGGTTTGGGCATTTTTTATCCGGAAGATTAAGTACTTTTCTGCTTTAAAATAA
- the aroQ gene encoding type II 3-dehydroquinate dehydratase, producing MKIQIINGPNLNLLGVREPSIYGNTSIEDYIKELKTVYPAIEIDYYQSNVEGELINKLHEIGFIYDGIILNAGGYTHTSVALADAIAAIKTPVVEVHISNIYAREEYRHVSLTGKNCQGVLTGFGMNGYRLAIESLLI from the coding sequence ATGAAAATACAAATTATTAATGGCCCCAATTTAAATCTTTTAGGCGTACGCGAACCTTCTATTTATGGTAATACCAGCATTGAAGATTACATTAAAGAACTGAAAACAGTATACCCGGCTATCGAAATCGATTACTACCAAAGCAATGTAGAAGGCGAATTGATTAATAAATTGCATGAAATTGGTTTCATTTACGACGGAATTATTTTAAATGCTGGTGGCTATACCCATACATCAGTTGCGCTGGCAGATGCCATAGCAGCCATTAAAACCCCGGTAGTTGAGGTGCACATTTCAAATATTTATGCGCGTGAAGAGTATCGCCATGTTTCTTTAACGGGTAAGAATTGCCAGGGCGTTTTAACCGGTTTTGGCATGAATGGTTACCGCCTGGCTATTGAAAGTTTGCTTATATAA
- a CDS encoding magnesium transporter, giving the protein MQSFEIDKSDVLKVKNAILAGDEILVEVLAEYHASEIAILFERLDKSEQQHIINLLPAETASEIISEMDEESHPEDLLFQLHPDKRTEIVEELDYDDATDIISQLEDHEQKEILEDLEDDHASEIRNLLTYDEKTAGGLMNTELICVNINLTKKDAIDEIIRQSEEMEEFYTIYVVDDEEIFKGIVSLKDIIKAKHNAKITELVKVDAVYVHPDTDQEEVANLISQYNLTSIPVIDDHQKLLGRVTFDDVIDVMEAESTEDILKISGYQKTRN; this is encoded by the coding sequence ATGCAGTCATTCGAAATAGATAAAAGCGACGTACTGAAGGTTAAAAATGCAATTTTAGCCGGTGATGAAATTTTGGTAGAGGTTTTGGCAGAATACCATGCCTCAGAAATTGCTATTTTATTTGAACGTTTAGATAAATCGGAACAGCAGCACATCATTAATTTGCTGCCTGCAGAAACTGCATCCGAAATTATTTCGGAGATGGATGAAGAATCCCATCCCGAAGACCTGCTTTTTCAACTGCACCCTGATAAACGTACCGAAATTGTTGAGGAGCTGGATTACGATGATGCGACCGATATTATTTCGCAACTCGAAGACCACGAACAGAAAGAAATTCTCGAAGACCTGGAAGATGACCATGCTTCTGAGATCAGAAACCTGTTAACCTACGACGAGAAAACTGCGGGTGGATTGATGAACACAGAGCTGATCTGTGTAAATATTAACCTCACCAAAAAAGACGCAATCGACGAGATCATCCGTCAGAGCGAGGAAATGGAAGAGTTTTACACCATTTACGTGGTGGATGATGAGGAGATTTTTAAAGGCATTGTATCGCTTAAAGATATTATCAAAGCCAAGCACAATGCCAAAATAACCGAGCTGGTAAAGGTTGATGCCGTTTATGTGCATCCCGATACCGACCAGGAAGAAGTAGCTAATTTAATTTCGCAATACAATTTAACCAGTATCCCGGTTATAGACGATCACCAGAAACTACTCGGAAGGGTAACTTTCGATGATGTAATCGATGTAATGGAAGCGGAGAGTACCGAGGATATCCTTAAAATTTCGGGGTATCAGAAGACGAGGAATTGA
- a CDS encoding gliding motility-associated C-terminal domain-containing protein, with translation MPTRSYAQSCPENIGFENGNFQNWKIFTGLVSIENNQTTFTLNEVAKPATGRHTIISKKNLIDPYGGFNLIPPSGGNFVAKIGDNGTGSQVDGISYQMTVPADRPDFTLTYQYAVVLEDPDHEPYEQPRFIARVKDVEKNEYIPCASFEYVATSSLPGFKKSADYEGVIYKDWSAVTINLSGYQGKELLIEFISTDCARGGHFGYAYVDINNVCGGPIAGSTYCKSSDALNISGPSGFQGYSWYNADRSVKYGTGQSISIKPKPADGSKIVLDVVPYPGFGCPSTISTVIKGVDYELQVLNKDIVCQGSEIDLLSEKYILNRSADFTYLVYEDKDLTKQIGAIVKITADKTFYIKATNNKGCESVVPIDIAVYKVTNITVNSPAAVCYSESVDITKNELCVGELSGITKAYYADEAATQILTDPQHIKASGRYFIKFANEFGCSKLVPVEVTIQEMPLLKITNLKSVCLGDLVDLTTLKNFIGSDVTFKYSFYEDEALSKALSDPSHIDKSGVYYVKAVSAAGCVVSDKIVVNITSPPVFTINQPAIVCYPDKVDLTNPALYTETNGHFTYTFFSDEALANPLAYPKAIVKPGIYYVKATNESGCFSAAKIVVNFNEPPKLVLNQPKTIFDNEFIDLTAPEITKGSSAFVKATYFEDQDLKRPVQDPTKINRAGVYYVAIQSTNGCISSTSITLTVLPQPKIIVPTAFTPQKETNNRLYPFLVSVKKLTSFRVYNKWGILVYESEALVNGGWDGQFKSKMQPLETFSWFAEGIDLFGGKIQSKGKTILIL, from the coding sequence ATGCCAACCAGGTCTTATGCGCAATCCTGCCCGGAGAATATTGGCTTTGAAAATGGAAATTTTCAGAACTGGAAGATATTTACCGGTCTGGTTAGCATTGAAAACAACCAAACCACCTTTACTTTAAACGAAGTTGCTAAACCTGCTACGGGAAGACATACGATCATTAGTAAGAAAAACCTTATTGACCCTTATGGAGGCTTTAATCTTATCCCGCCATCTGGAGGCAATTTTGTAGCTAAAATTGGTGATAACGGAACCGGAAGCCAGGTGGATGGTATTTCGTATCAGATGACCGTACCTGCAGACCGGCCTGATTTTACTTTAACGTATCAGTATGCAGTGGTTTTAGAAGACCCCGATCACGAACCTTACGAGCAACCACGGTTTATTGCGCGTGTAAAGGATGTAGAAAAAAACGAGTATATCCCTTGCGCTTCTTTTGAGTATGTAGCTACTTCTTCCTTACCTGGCTTTAAAAAATCTGCCGATTATGAAGGCGTAATTTATAAAGACTGGTCGGCGGTTACCATAAATTTATCGGGTTACCAGGGCAAGGAGTTGCTGATTGAGTTTATCAGTACCGATTGCGCCAGAGGTGGCCATTTTGGTTATGCTTATGTAGATATAAACAATGTTTGCGGTGGTCCGATAGCAGGAAGTACTTATTGCAAAAGTTCCGATGCCCTAAATATTTCGGGGCCAAGTGGCTTTCAGGGCTATAGCTGGTACAATGCAGATCGATCGGTTAAATATGGTACAGGCCAGTCCATCAGCATTAAACCTAAACCGGCCGATGGATCGAAGATTGTTTTAGATGTAGTTCCTTATCCCGGTTTTGGTTGTCCGAGTACAATCAGTACGGTAATAAAAGGAGTAGATTATGAATTACAGGTTTTAAATAAAGATATCGTTTGCCAGGGCAGTGAAATCGATTTGTTAAGCGAAAAGTACATCTTAAACCGTTCGGCCGATTTTACTTATCTGGTTTATGAAGATAAAGACCTGACTAAGCAAATTGGGGCTATTGTTAAAATAACTGCCGATAAAACCTTTTACATTAAAGCCACCAATAACAAAGGCTGTGAGAGTGTAGTGCCAATCGATATTGCTGTATATAAAGTAACCAATATTACAGTTAATAGCCCCGCTGCGGTTTGTTATTCGGAAAGTGTGGATATTACGAAGAACGAATTATGTGTGGGCGAACTGAGCGGCATAACCAAAGCCTATTATGCTGATGAGGCTGCCACGCAAATTTTGACCGACCCACAGCACATTAAAGCTTCTGGCAGGTATTTTATTAAGTTTGCAAACGAATTTGGCTGTAGCAAGCTGGTTCCGGTTGAGGTAACAATTCAAGAGATGCCCCTGCTCAAAATTACCAATCTAAAATCCGTTTGCCTGGGCGATTTGGTAGATCTTACCACTTTGAAAAATTTTATCGGCAGCGACGTTACGTTCAAATATAGTTTTTATGAAGATGAGGCGCTGAGCAAAGCTTTAAGCGATCCTTCGCACATTGATAAATCCGGAGTTTATTATGTAAAAGCAGTTAGTGCAGCGGGTTGTGTGGTAAGTGATAAAATAGTTGTGAACATAACGAGTCCACCTGTTTTTACAATAAATCAGCCTGCAATAGTCTGTTATCCTGACAAGGTAGATTTAACCAATCCGGCATTATACACCGAAACCAATGGACACTTTACTTACACTTTTTTTAGTGATGAAGCCCTTGCAAATCCGCTTGCTTACCCTAAAGCGATTGTAAAACCAGGTATCTATTATGTAAAGGCAACCAACGAAAGCGGTTGTTTTAGCGCCGCTAAAATTGTAGTCAACTTCAATGAACCGCCAAAACTTGTTTTAAATCAGCCAAAAACCATTTTTGATAATGAATTTATCGACTTAACCGCACCAGAAATTACCAAAGGCAGCAGCGCATTTGTTAAGGCTACTTATTTTGAAGATCAGGACCTGAAACGTCCAGTACAGGACCCTACAAAAATAAACAGGGCAGGAGTTTATTATGTAGCCATACAAAGTACGAATGGCTGTATAAGCAGCACCTCAATTACCTTAACTGTTTTGCCACAGCCTAAAATTATAGTACCAACCGCTTTTACGCCACAAAAGGAAACCAATAATCGCTTGTATCCTTTTTTGGTAAGCGTTAAGAAACTAACGAGTTTCAGGGTTTACAACAAATGGGGTATTTTGGTTTACGAAAGTGAGGCTCTTGTTAATGGAGGTTGGGATGGTCAGTTTAAGAGCAAAATGCAGCCGCTTGAAACATTTTCGTGGTTTGCAGAAGGAATTGATCTGTTTGGCGGAAAAATTCAATCAAAAGGAAAAACTATTCTGATATTATGA